In Candidatus Poribacteria bacterium, one DNA window encodes the following:
- a CDS encoding sigma-70 family RNA polymerase sigma factor, with protein MEQKDAQLIQQVLQGDQEAFALLVNKYQKGVHALVWRKIGDFHIAQEITQDAFLRAYQKLETLKNHNLFGGWLYVIAARLCSDWFQKKSLPEQSLEVTDMNEVNRASYSRYVAQKQEAEADETRREVVKELLQKLPESERTVMTLHYLGEMTIKTISEFLGVSPNTVKSRLSRARNRLKKEENMIRQNLGSFQLPTNLTENIMREISRIAPTAPTANKPMGPWLLSAASAVLIFLLMGVGTQYLSRFQRPYSLNATSERTVEIIEAAFVLDSPAKPAIRNQAGRSATPGKNPGAGQKPDAPLFAAALVDETEVSTPKPQWIQTKGPEGAAVNTLFTTTGGDIYAGTPTSLYKLSDDQRAWKLVSAEMETSRSVQDWLTSGGQMVEHNDTLYVATDTEILTSTDSGSTWNSLGSHPKGAPAGLVITDAGFYLGLTEGVYHSQDRGASWISLKDGLDAKRIHALAAVENTVFAGTDNGLYRLGAGTWERVYIRPEGVSMEKPTIYALIVAEHRLYAAAGDAEMRSKSGMDNNAWWSLYRSTDSGDSWYSIDPWKRLENETKKKRKRGFPVGFGVDLEMFSKIKIVAAAEKVMVVDANRELFYSINTGETWNSLDLKLGSDYNIAPPVLMLDKNTFYRGVPPGVQRTTDAGKSWHQFNTGFVDTTVPTLIAIKGKLYANSMTGFVTSVDSGESWTPLPGGIDHGVIIKAFDGILYVKRGNHMNSPSPIARLSTEDTIPKFIPDMPAFGKVGPGNTVRTSVEIPMTEELMKTLLEAVTDKSKQEIEDLDSNQLIGALKEINPDQLNEALKNNVNLQRLKNEALNKALQEQPTAGMMSFFGDFAVSSDTYYVEYLQRLFRWKPGMTAWFDTGLKDEAEPPSLSNLYSAEHAEATDLIHSLGVKLAVSGKTLYVGKQDGHLMQSFDEGDTWNDVTADLPFSVAAYNTVVFAGSTVYVATDKGVAYSSDGTRWHKVTDAEGTPVVIEKFAVDGATVYGATERQVYALKENSSTWEQVTPEVPSPIISFTVDNNTLYVGTLGRGVLRFPLDKI; from the coding sequence ATGGAACAGAAAGATGCACAACTCATTCAACAGGTACTCCAAGGCGATCAAGAGGCGTTCGCTCTTCTCGTCAACAAGTATCAGAAGGGTGTGCATGCCCTCGTGTGGCGAAAAATCGGTGATTTTCACATCGCTCAGGAAATCACGCAGGACGCGTTTCTCAGGGCATACCAAAAACTCGAAACATTAAAAAATCACAATTTGTTTGGAGGATGGCTTTATGTCATCGCGGCGCGCTTGTGTTCTGACTGGTTCCAAAAGAAATCCTTACCGGAACAATCCTTGGAGGTCACTGATATGAATGAGGTGAATCGAGCGTCATACTCTCGATATGTAGCCCAGAAACAGGAAGCCGAAGCCGATGAGACGCGTCGTGAAGTCGTCAAGGAACTGCTCCAAAAACTGCCTGAGAGTGAAAGGACAGTGATGACGCTCCATTACCTCGGTGAAATGACAATCAAAACCATCAGCGAATTTCTCGGTGTCTCTCCAAATACCGTTAAAAGCCGGCTTAGCCGCGCACGAAACCGCCTAAAGAAGGAAGAAAATATGATTCGACAAAACCTTGGCAGCTTCCAACTGCCCACTAACCTAACAGAGAATATCATGCGTGAAATCTCGCGTATTGCCCCCACCGCACCTACTGCAAATAAGCCGATGGGACCTTGGTTGCTTTCTGCCGCCTCAGCGGTTCTGATTTTCCTACTGATGGGTGTTGGTACACAATACCTCTCCCGCTTTCAGAGACCATACAGTTTAAACGCCACATCGGAACGGACGGTTGAGATTATTGAAGCAGCGTTTGTATTAGATTCACCAGCGAAACCCGCAATTCGGAATCAGGCGGGTCGTTCGGCTACCCCCGGTAAAAACCCCGGTGCCGGTCAGAAACCCGACGCGCCCCTCTTCGCTGCAGCACTCGTTGACGAAACAGAAGTTTCAACGCCTAAACCGCAATGGATACAGACAAAAGGACCGGAGGGAGCCGCGGTCAATACCCTCTTTACGACAACGGGTGGGGACATTTATGCGGGAACACCGACCAGTCTTTATAAATTGTCGGACGATCAGCGCGCATGGAAACTTGTTAGTGCCGAAATGGAAACCTCACGCAGCGTGCAAGATTGGCTAACGAGCGGGGGGCAAATGGTAGAGCACAACGATACGCTTTATGTCGCTACCGATACGGAAATATTAACTTCTACCGATAGTGGTAGCACATGGAACTCGCTCGGCAGCCATCCAAAAGGCGCGCCAGCAGGGTTAGTGATAACCGACGCAGGCTTTTATCTTGGGCTTACTGAAGGAGTTTATCATTCCCAAGATAGGGGCGCATCGTGGATATCTCTGAAAGATGGATTGGATGCCAAGAGGATTCACGCGCTCGCTGCCGTTGAGAACACCGTATTTGCTGGCACCGATAACGGACTCTATCGCCTTGGTGCTGGGACATGGGAAAGAGTGTACATTCGTCCAGAAGGGGTGAGCATGGAGAAACCGACTATCTATGCCTTGATAGTTGCAGAGCACCGGCTTTATGCTGCAGCTGGAGATGCAGAGATGCGATCCAAATCAGGAATGGACAATAACGCATGGTGGTCGCTTTACCGTTCAACAGATTCAGGTGATTCTTGGTATTCTATAGATCCATGGAAGAGGTTAGAGAATGAGACAAAGAAAAAGAGGAAGCGTGGGTTTCCTGTTGGATTTGGAGTCGATCTGGAGATGTTCTCGAAAATCAAGATAGTCGCAGCAGCAGAAAAGGTGATGGTGGTAGACGCGAACAGAGAACTTTTCTACTCTATAAACACCGGAGAGACCTGGAATTCCTTAGATTTAAAGCTGGGATCAGATTACAATATCGCCCCACCTGTGCTGATGTTAGATAAGAACACCTTCTATAGAGGTGTCCCGCCTGGGGTTCAGCGGACAACCGATGCCGGTAAATCGTGGCATCAGTTTAATACTGGATTCGTGGACACTACCGTTCCGACATTGATCGCTATTAAGGGTAAGCTCTACGCAAATTCAATGACTGGATTCGTCACCTCAGTAGACAGTGGTGAGTCGTGGACACCGCTCCCCGGTGGTATTGACCACGGTGTTATTATTAAGGCATTTGACGGTATTCTCTATGTAAAGAGGGGTAATCATATGAATTCACCTTCACCCATAGCTCGGCTATCCACCGAGGACACTATCCCAAAGTTTATCCCTGACATGCCTGCTTTTGGGAAAGTCGGGCCAGGTAATACGGTCCGGACATCAGTAGAGATACCAATGACCGAAGAACTGATGAAGACCCTGCTGGAAGCGGTTACAGATAAGAGTAAGCAAGAGATTGAAGATCTTGATTCTAACCAGTTAATTGGGGCACTCAAGGAGATCAATCCTGACCAATTGAATGAGGCACTTAAGAATAACGTCAATCTTCAGCGGCTAAAAAATGAAGCACTCAATAAGGCACTTCAGGAACAACCCACAGCTGGTATGATGTCGTTTTTTGGTGACTTTGCCGTTAGCAGTGATACTTACTATGTTGAATACCTGCAGCGACTTTTCAGATGGAAACCCGGTATGACTGCCTGGTTCGACACCGGGTTAAAAGATGAAGCCGAACCCCCCTCTCTTTCTAACCTCTATTCTGCTGAGCACGCTGAGGCGACTGATCTTATTCACTCTCTCGGTGTCAAACTCGCGGTGTCCGGTAAAACCCTCTATGTTGGCAAACAGGATGGACACCTCATGCAGTCGTTTGATGAAGGGGATACCTGGAATGATGTCACCGCAGATCTCCCATTTTCTGTTGCCGCTTACAACACAGTCGTCTTCGCTGGGTCAACTGTTTACGTAGCAACAGATAAAGGTGTCGCATATTCAAGCGATGGGACGCGTTGGCATAAGGTAACCGATGCGGAAGGCACGCCGGTTGTCATAGAGAAATTTGCGGTGGACGGCGCAACCGTCTATGGCGCAACGGAACGACAGGTGTATGCATTGAAGGAGAATTCGAGCACATGGGAACAAGTTACGCCGGAAGTTCCAAGCCCGATCATCTCCTTTACTGTTGATAATAACACGCTTTATGTCGGAACGCTCGGTCGTGGTGTACTCCGTTTCCCGCTTGATAAAATTTAG
- a CDS encoding sigma-70 family RNA polymerase sigma factor: MEQKDAKLIQRILEGDQDAFSPLVNKYQKGVHALAWRKVGDFHIAQEIAQDAFLKAYQKLGTLKSYESFGGWLYVIASNLCLDWLRKNPPPEQSLEITDASEVNQVSYSRYIAGKQAAEADEARREVVKKLLQKLPESERTVMTLHYLGEMTIKTISEFLGVSPNTVKSRLNRARNRLKKEEDMIRQNLGSFQLPSQLAENIMREISRMTPTAPATNKPVIPWALSAASAVLVLLLMGVGTQYLSRFQRPYDLNATSERTVEIIEANFVLDSPAKPAARNQAGRSTTPGKNPGAGQKPDARLFAAAIDETEVSTPKPQWIQTKGPEGGLVNGLFTTISGDIYAGTPTSLYKLADDARTWRLVNARSASSLGIQDWIAGGIQMTEHGDMLYLATDTEVLASTDRGETWNSLGTHSEGAPRGLAVTDAGFYIAFIEDIFFSEDNQTAWVSLKDGLETEKIRGLVSVENTVFVGTDTGLYRRNAEAWEQLSVGPADKRGQKLTVHALAASEHRLYVAAGWEFTNEIGTQGKAIMTGDNWWSVYRSTDLGNTWYAINPRKRTENERKPKGGISTLFPPKGANSTPVDFTYSNFKIITSGAKVMLAHPRELFYSVNAGETWTSLDLKDRSAGMNNISPPIVMLDADTFYRGSQTGVYRTTDAGESWHQLNTGLAGTTVMDLFSINGKLYASEMDGLVTSTDGGESWTPFTVDAPPMGGISVFRRFDDALYMKGMAVIKPQILRLSTEGDKFIPIPGIPKIFEKVDPLNNELTDRLNRKNEKAARDVLKDIANQDLESGEILDTKDIEEASKAAHQMVQESIGNAMTSIFGNFSVSDETYYVEYKQRLFRWKSGTDAWYDTGLVDKGENFISSLMSTPFDYSAGTSLFSDVFNSMGFKLAVASKTVYVGKRDGHLSQSFDEGETWNDATADLPFPVEKFKAIAFAGSTVYVATDKGVAYSSDGTQWHEAVDIEGSPLVIEKIVVDGTKVYGTSGQYVYQLKENSDMWKRVTPEIPDTVLSFDVDGNTLYVGTSSSGVLRFTLDE, translated from the coding sequence ATGGAACAGAAAGATGCCAAACTCATTCAACGGATATTAGAGGGGGACCAGGACGCGTTTTCGCCGTTGGTCAACAAATATCAGAAAGGTGTTCACGCGCTGGCGTGGCGGAAAGTCGGGGACTTTCACATTGCACAAGAGATTGCACAGGACGCGTTTCTCAAGGCATACCAGAAACTCGGAACCTTGAAAAGCTATGAGTCGTTTGGTGGCTGGCTTTATGTCATCGCGTCAAACTTGTGTCTCGACTGGCTCCGAAAGAATCCCCCGCCGGAGCAATCCTTGGAAATTACTGATGCAAGCGAGGTGAATCAAGTGTCATATTCTCGATACATAGCAGGCAAGCAGGCGGCGGAAGCGGATGAGGCACGTCGTGAAGTCGTCAAGAAATTGCTCCAAAAACTGCCAGAAAGCGAACGCACAGTGATGACACTGCATTATCTTGGAGAAATGACGATCAAGACCATCAGTGAGTTCCTCGGTGTTTCGCCGAATACCGTCAAGAGCCGACTCAACCGCGCACGAAATCGTCTAAAGAAGGAGGAAGACATGATTCGACAAAACCTTGGTAGTTTCCAATTACCTTCACAATTAGCAGAAAACATCATGCGAGAAATCTCACGTATGACTCCGACCGCACCTGCTACGAATAAACCGGTGATTCCTTGGGCACTTTCTGCCGCTTCGGCTGTTTTAGTTTTGTTACTGATGGGTGTTGGTACACAATACCTCTCCCGCTTCCAGAGACCTTACGATTTGAATGCGACATCGGAACGGACAGTTGAGATTATTGAGGCAAATTTTGTCTTAGATTCACCCGCGAAACCTGCAGCGCGAAATCAGGCAGGTCGTTCGACTACCCCCGGTAAAAACCCCGGTGCCGGTCAAAAACCCGACGCTCGACTCTTCGCCGCAGCAATTGACGAAACAGAAGTTTCAACACCTAAACCGCAGTGGATACAAACAAAGGGACCGGAAGGTGGTCTTGTTAACGGCCTTTTTACCACAATTTCTGGTGATATTTACGCAGGTACACCCACCAGCCTCTATAAACTCGCGGACGATGCGCGCACATGGAGACTCGTTAATGCAAGAAGTGCCAGTTCACTCGGTATCCAAGATTGGATAGCGGGTGGGATACAGATGACGGAGCATGGTGATATGCTCTACCTTGCCACCGATACCGAAGTATTAGCTTCCACAGATAGAGGTGAGACGTGGAATTCGCTGGGTACCCATTCAGAAGGAGCCCCCAGAGGCTTGGCGGTCACCGATGCGGGGTTTTATATCGCGTTTATTGAAGATATTTTCTTTTCCGAAGATAATCAGACAGCGTGGGTATCATTGAAAGATGGCTTAGAAACCGAGAAGATTCGCGGACTTGTCTCCGTTGAAAACACTGTATTTGTCGGCACCGATACCGGCCTCTATCGCCGCAATGCTGAGGCGTGGGAACAGTTGTCAGTGGGTCCTGCAGATAAACGCGGGCAAAAACTGACCGTCCACGCCTTAGCAGCCTCTGAACACCGTCTCTATGTTGCCGCGGGTTGGGAATTTACAAATGAGATCGGCACCCAAGGCAAAGCGATAATGACAGGCGATAACTGGTGGTCAGTTTATCGCTCAACCGATTTGGGTAATACGTGGTATGCTATAAATCCAAGAAAAAGGACAGAAAATGAGAGAAAGCCGAAGGGCGGAATTTCAACTCTATTTCCCCCGAAGGGTGCCAATTCAACGCCTGTTGATTTTACCTATTCAAATTTCAAAATAATCACGTCTGGCGCTAAAGTTATGTTAGCGCATCCACGTGAACTTTTCTATTCAGTTAATGCTGGCGAGACGTGGACCTCCTTAGATTTAAAGGATAGGTCTGCTGGAATGAACAATATATCGCCACCAATTGTGATGTTGGACGCAGATACCTTCTACAGAGGCAGCCAAACTGGAGTCTATCGCACAACTGACGCAGGCGAATCGTGGCATCAACTTAATACAGGACTCGCTGGGACTACCGTTATGGATCTATTCTCTATTAACGGTAAACTCTACGCCTCTGAAATGGACGGACTTGTCACCTCGACTGACGGTGGTGAGTCTTGGACACCATTTACCGTTGATGCTCCGCCTATGGGAGGTATATCGGTTTTTCGGAGATTTGACGATGCGCTCTATATGAAGGGGATGGCAGTCATAAAACCTCAGATTCTGCGTTTATCTACAGAGGGTGACAAATTTATTCCTATTCCTGGGATCCCTAAGATTTTTGAAAAAGTTGATCCGCTGAATAATGAACTAACGGATCGGTTAAACCGAAAAAACGAGAAGGCAGCACGCGATGTACTCAAGGATATAGCTAACCAAGACCTTGAGAGCGGTGAGATTCTCGATACTAAGGATATTGAGGAGGCAAGTAAAGCAGCGCATCAGATGGTCCAAGAGTCAATTGGAAACGCTATGACATCAATATTCGGAAATTTTTCTGTCAGCGACGAAACGTATTATGTTGAATACAAGCAGAGACTCTTCAGATGGAAATCTGGTACAGATGCCTGGTATGACACCGGGTTAGTAGATAAAGGCGAAAATTTTATTTCATCTTTAATGTCCACCCCTTTTGACTATTCGGCGGGTACTTCTCTTTTTAGTGATGTTTTTAATTCTATGGGTTTCAAACTCGCGGTTGCAAGTAAAACCGTTTACGTTGGAAAAAGAGATGGACATCTCTCTCAATCATTTGATGAGGGGGAGACTTGGAACGATGCCACCGCAGACCTTCCGTTTCCTGTGGAGAAGTTCAAGGCAATTGCCTTTGCGGGATCAACTGTTTATGTAGCAACCGATAAAGGGGTCGCTTATTCAAGCGATGGAACCCAATGGCACGAGGCAGTTGACATTGAAGGCAGCCCACTTGTTATTGAAAAAATTGTGGTAGATGGCACGAAGGTATATGGGACATCCGGACAATACGTGTATCAGTTGAAAGAAAATTCTGACATGTGGAAACGAGTTACACCTGAAATCCCTGATACTGTCTTGTCGTTTGATGTTGATGGCAACACGCTTTATGTTGGAACTTCCAGCAGTGGTGTGCTACGTTTCACGCTTGACGAGTAG
- a CDS encoding DUF1080 domain-containing protein, producing the protein MKFVSIVAILFLFTCSVWAGTFVETFGDGDLEGWKELVQLNKAPGSWEIVDNELHAVSRETFERLLTTGDDTWEDYTVEFDVKPLKKHGISSISIAARVKGTWVVYCSVEDPVVIIGDEPPVHKPRIGCVVGNLHGVSFAPLHDALHPLLKLNKWSHLKLRVQSDSFTFWINREQVMEPTKLQIFREVAAFKDFPDFRTGGVGFGLANYTARFDNITVTGDSIPNSGGFVVTPQGKLATTWGELKQF; encoded by the coding sequence ATGAAATTTGTGTCTATTGTAGCAATCCTTTTTCTCTTTACCTGTTCTGTCTGGGCAGGGACGTTTGTAGAAACCTTTGGTGATGGTGATCTGGAAGGATGGAAGGAACTCGTACAGTTGAATAAAGCTCCTGGTTCTTGGGAAATTGTTGACAATGAACTGCACGCCGTAAGCCGTGAAACGTTTGAACGTTTACTTACGACCGGAGATGACACATGGGAAGACTACACCGTTGAGTTTGATGTCAAGCCGCTTAAGAAACACGGTATTTCCAGTATCTCAATTGCTGCACGGGTTAAGGGGACATGGGTAGTTTACTGCAGTGTTGAGGACCCAGTGGTTATAATCGGTGATGAGCCTCCGGTTCACAAACCACGAATAGGTTGTGTAGTAGGCAATTTACACGGCGTGTCATTCGCACCTCTCCACGATGCTCTACATCCACTCTTAAAGTTGAACAAATGGTCACATTTAAAATTAAGGGTCCAAAGCGATAGTTTCACCTTTTGGATTAATCGGGAGCAGGTTATGGAACCTACGAAACTCCAGATTTTCAGAGAAGTTGCGGCTTTTAAGGACTTTCCTGACTTTCGGACGGGTGGTGTGGGTTTCGGTCTTGCGAATTATACGGCGCGCTTTGATAATATCACCGTCACCGGCGATAGCATTCCGAACAGCGGTGGGTTCGTCGTAACGCCTCAAGGAAAACTCGCGACAACATGGGGAGAGTTGAAACAGTTCTAA
- a CDS encoding NUDIX hydrolase, with protein sequence MTIEVPRAHQIFVNARAILWREGENGIEYVVQMRDRPGQRQSLEFPGGTVEAHESLLTALRREVREETGLEVEEIEGRAVKHSGMESTVECLEPFAVYQTTQGFNGMGVYFRCRAKGGLLTEGDGTRAVRWMPEAELASRLADNPDQFNEMTAAVLNLMREKKLL encoded by the coding sequence ATGACAATTGAAGTTCCACGCGCTCATCAGATCTTTGTAAATGCTCGCGCTATCCTTTGGCGCGAAGGAGAAAACGGCATCGAGTACGTGGTGCAAATGCGAGACCGCCCCGGTCAACGACAGAGTTTAGAATTCCCTGGCGGAACAGTAGAGGCGCACGAATCATTGCTGACGGCACTCCGTCGTGAAGTACGTGAAGAAACGGGATTGGAGGTGGAGGAGATTGAAGGGCGAGCAGTAAAGCACTCAGGTATGGAGTCTACAGTAGAATGTCTCGAACCCTTTGCTGTCTATCAGACAACACAGGGTTTCAACGGCATGGGCGTATACTTTCGCTGTCGTGCTAAAGGGGGCTTACTAACGGAAGGCGATGGCACACGTGCCGTCCGCTGGATGCCTGAGGCTGAACTTGCCAGCCGTTTAGCGGACAATCCTGACCAATTCAATGAAATGACAGCCGCCGTCTTGAATTTGATGCGGGAAAAGAAATTGCTCTAA
- a CDS encoding ABC transporter permease: protein MLMTLIQKEIMHHILSVRFVALLLMCLLLVPLTLSINYRRYSQNLVDYQESIKREQTEAKENPPNASDPNTEVSKLFLKPTPLSVFANGLEDVLPTYLGMTRNGVRQGSAGVSEASVAYVLGNLDFLFIVGTVFSLLALLFTFDAVAGEREAGTLRINLSNPLPRDVFLWSKLIGGYIVFVVPFLVSFLLGLLLLVWQGFPLGELKVALPVLGLTLISLLYIAVFFSIGVVISTYLDNAKTALIVAFTFWVFAVLIAPRGAFVVAKLVAPTRTQQAVYMEKTVLRNNLTKDRDEKIFKKMAKTVGGSGGVVMMRSDDERMDEIKKPINEQFRQEFQNQTEKIDRDYQREKERQEHVGETLSRIVPTSSLTYVAMNLTQTGKLKRDDYFQTGERYYSQVDDSYFRAVSDDAMAQAMQILRRVNDSSESETDKIPPPPTLTEPSLSDTLRRSAVDVLLLGFFALAFTTVAFLKFFRSDI, encoded by the coding sequence ATGCTAATGACATTGATTCAAAAAGAGATTATGCACCACATTTTGAGCGTCCGGTTCGTCGCGCTTCTGTTAATGTGCCTTTTGCTCGTTCCGCTCACCCTTTCGATCAATTACCGTAGGTATAGCCAGAACCTTGTAGACTACCAAGAGTCGATCAAACGCGAACAGACAGAGGCGAAAGAAAATCCTCCGAACGCGTCGGACCCGAACACGGAGGTTTCCAAGTTGTTCCTTAAACCTACACCTTTGAGTGTCTTTGCGAACGGTTTAGAGGATGTACTTCCGACGTATCTTGGAATGACGCGTAATGGGGTCCGGCAAGGTTCAGCAGGGGTTTCTGAGGCATCCGTTGCGTATGTCTTAGGAAATCTTGATTTCCTATTTATTGTCGGGACAGTTTTCAGTCTGCTGGCACTTCTGTTCACGTTCGATGCCGTTGCAGGGGAGCGGGAGGCAGGCACCCTTCGGATAAACCTGTCAAACCCTCTTCCGCGAGATGTGTTCTTGTGGAGCAAGTTAATCGGTGGATACATTGTGTTTGTCGTTCCATTTTTAGTGTCTTTCCTGTTAGGGTTGCTCTTGCTGGTCTGGCAAGGCTTTCCGCTCGGTGAGCTCAAAGTCGCGCTACCTGTTTTGGGTCTGACGCTTATCTCGTTGCTCTATATTGCTGTATTCTTTTCAATAGGCGTGGTCATTTCAACCTATCTGGATAACGCTAAGACCGCGCTGATTGTCGCTTTTACGTTTTGGGTGTTTGCCGTGCTAATCGCGCCACGCGGTGCGTTTGTGGTGGCTAAACTCGTCGCGCCTACCCGGACACAGCAGGCTGTTTATATGGAAAAAACGGTGCTTCGCAACAACCTGACGAAAGATAGAGATGAAAAAATTTTCAAAAAAATGGCGAAAACTGTCGGGGGTAGCGGCGGTGTTGTTATGATGCGCTCAGACGACGAAAGAATGGATGAAATCAAAAAGCCGATTAACGAGCAGTTTCGACAGGAGTTCCAGAATCAAACGGAAAAAATTGACAGGGACTATCAGCGTGAGAAGGAGAGGCAAGAACATGTTGGAGAGACACTTTCTCGGATCGTACCAACGTCCTCTCTGACTTATGTTGCGATGAACTTGACACAAACGGGTAAGTTGAAAAGGGACGACTATTTCCAAACGGGTGAGCGGTACTACAGTCAAGTTGATGACTCGTATTTCAGGGCAGTTTCAGACGATGCAATGGCACAGGCTATGCAGATATTGCGTCGGGTGAACGATTCTTCTGAATCCGAAACAGACAAAATACCACCGCCGCCAACCCTGACGGAGCCTTCTTTGTCGGACACATTGCGTCGCTCTGCGGTGGATGTGCTCTTACTCGGTTTTTTCGCTTTGGCGTTTACAACGGTGGCATTTCTGAAGTTCTTCCGTTCCGATATTTGA
- a CDS encoding ABC transporter permease encodes MLMTLIQKEIMHHILSVRFVALLLMCVLLIPLTLSIGYRNYQQNLVDYQEAVKLANIEEAKMNPKMELKPELEVSKLFLKPTPLSVFANGLGDALPSYLGMTRNGITQGAPALVSDSLSYLLGHLDLLFLVGTVFSLLALLFTFDAVAGEREAGTLRITLSNSLPRDLFLWSKLIGGYLVFVVPFLISLLFGLLMLVWQGFPLGESEIFPRVVSLTVVSLLYIGVFFAIGTVISTYLDNSKTALIIAFTVWVFAVLITPRVGFLAAKFIAPTQTSQSVYLEKTALRENFNSELEEKKAKIHQEFWKDRQQPSFDEQIANTIAGGISDVDKEVQPVEEEFRQKFKESADEIDRRYKRDKARQESVGETLSRITPTSSLIYLTTNLTQTGKTKRDNYFQAGHRYYDALDTDWFSKVVDHISMRMHRVEDTVTITQPPSLEIMTLGEVLRQSMVDLLLLCFFAVVLTTVAFLKFFRSDI; translated from the coding sequence ATGTTAATGACATTGATTCAGAAAGAGATTATGCATCATATTTTGAGCGTCCGGTTCGTCGCTCTCTTGCTGATGTGTGTGTTGCTTATTCCACTTACGCTTTCTATCGGTTATCGAAATTATCAACAGAACCTTGTTGATTACCAAGAAGCCGTTAAATTGGCAAACATCGAGGAAGCAAAGATGAACCCGAAGATGGAACTGAAGCCGGAGTTGGAAGTTTCCAAACTTTTCCTCAAGCCGACACCGCTGAGCGTTTTCGCAAACGGATTAGGGGATGCCCTGCCGAGTTATCTTGGAATGACGCGCAATGGAATTACACAAGGTGCTCCAGCTTTGGTTTCAGATTCTCTTTCTTACCTTTTGGGACATCTTGATCTTCTATTTCTTGTAGGTACTGTTTTCAGTTTGCTTGCACTTCTGTTTACTTTTGATGCTGTTGCTGGGGAAAGAGAAGCCGGAACACTTCGGATTACGCTATCAAATTCCTTGCCGCGCGACCTCTTCCTATGGAGTAAGCTGATCGGTGGTTACTTAGTGTTCGTCGTTCCATTCTTGATATCACTGCTATTCGGTTTACTGATGCTTGTTTGGCAAGGTTTTCCGCTTGGTGAGTCTGAAATTTTTCCACGGGTGGTGAGTCTAACTGTCGTCTCGCTACTCTACATTGGGGTTTTCTTCGCAATTGGAACGGTTATTTCTACCTATTTAGATAATTCCAAGACAGCACTCATTATCGCATTTACGGTTTGGGTGTTCGCTGTGCTCATTACACCGCGTGTTGGGTTCCTCGCAGCGAAATTCATCGCGCCGACCCAAACATCGCAGAGTGTCTATCTTGAAAAGACGGCTCTCCGTGAGAATTTCAATTCAGAGCTTGAAGAAAAGAAAGCGAAGATACACCAAGAATTCTGGAAAGATCGTCAGCAGCCTTCCTTTGATGAACAGATAGCGAATACTATTGCTGGGGGCATCAGTGATGTGGATAAAGAGGTGCAACCGGTTGAAGAGGAATTTCGGCAGAAATTCAAGGAGAGTGCTGACGAAATAGACCGCCGTTACAAACGGGACAAAGCGCGGCAAGAATCTGTAGGTGAAACGCTTTCCCGAATCACCCCGACATCTTCGCTCATCTATCTCACAACAAATTTAACCCAGACCGGAAAGACAAAAAGAGACAATTACTTTCAAGCGGGTCATCGCTATTATGATGCGCTTGATACGGATTGGTTCAGCAAAGTTGTAGATCATATCTCTATGAGAATGCATAGGGTAGAAGATACCGTTACAATCACACAACCACCCTCTTTGGAAATTATGACCTTAGGCGAGGTGCTCCGTCAATCAATGGTGGACCTCCTATTGCTCTGTTTTTTCGCAGTGGTATTGACTACGGTGGCGTTCCTAAAATTCTTCCGTTCCGATATTTAA